A section of the Polyangium spumosum genome encodes:
- a CDS encoding TolB family protein — MASQRAAIRYQQRTLHAPVPSDAAVRLCRLAPGGHRIAFVREDEGEDQSGIWIAEIGNAHTARLLVPMKPGDVEDLAFSPDGARIAYRVAPLLGARATVGWASAETPGEIRRVEGTGYGFTPGGGAILVADPYRKSLLRYGLDEAEPRELGPFEDDADPSFPAQIAVSPDGAHIVYTAGRDGEEISEVWLVKRDKGVVVTSILTEIPGANVHIRPFWSPKGATLGLFCVHEDQEKSALIVVPRLEGEGHVLYESGLLDPPGTPTFTPSARSIAFFRAEKPDHEERPGETRLVLLDVKRETFAALTEVDEVSGTPRLFDDHTIAVDGEGQAHLFVFDDPL; from the coding sequence ATGGCCAGCCAACGCGCCGCAATCCGCTACCAGCAACGCACACTCCACGCGCCCGTGCCGAGCGACGCCGCCGTTCGGCTCTGCCGGCTCGCGCCCGGCGGCCACCGCATCGCGTTCGTCCGCGAGGACGAAGGCGAGGACCAGAGCGGGATCTGGATCGCGGAGATCGGAAATGCCCACACGGCCCGGCTCCTCGTCCCCATGAAGCCGGGCGACGTCGAGGATCTCGCGTTTTCCCCCGACGGCGCGCGTATCGCCTATCGCGTCGCGCCCCTGCTCGGCGCCCGCGCCACCGTCGGCTGGGCGAGCGCGGAGACGCCGGGCGAGATCCGGCGCGTGGAAGGGACCGGGTACGGCTTCACGCCCGGCGGCGGCGCCATCCTCGTCGCCGACCCCTACCGCAAATCGCTGCTCCGTTATGGCCTCGACGAGGCCGAGCCGCGCGAGCTCGGCCCCTTCGAGGACGACGCCGATCCCTCATTTCCCGCGCAGATCGCGGTCTCGCCCGACGGCGCGCACATCGTGTACACGGCCGGTCGCGACGGCGAGGAGATCTCCGAGGTCTGGCTCGTCAAGCGCGACAAGGGCGTGGTCGTGACGTCGATCCTCACCGAGATCCCGGGGGCGAACGTGCACATCCGGCCTTTCTGGTCCCCGAAGGGCGCGACGCTTGGCCTCTTCTGCGTGCACGAGGACCAGGAGAAGAGCGCGCTCATCGTCGTCCCGCGCCTCGAGGGCGAGGGGCACGTGCTCTACGAGAGCGGCCTGCTCGATCCGCCGGGGACGCCCACGTTCACGCCCTCCGCCCGCTCCATCGCCTTTTTCCGTGCGGAGAAGCCGGATCACGAGGAGCGCCCGGGCGAGACCCGCCTCGTCCTGCTCGACGTCAAGCGCGAGACCTTCGCGGCGCTGACCGAGGTGGACGAGGTCTCGGGCACGCCTCGGTTGTTCGATGACCACACGATCGCCGTGGACGGCGAGGGGCAAGCGCACCTCTTCGTATTCGACGATCCGCTCTGA
- a CDS encoding alpha/beta hydrolase domain-containing protein, giving the protein MIKVFPSFARRANTIQAAVVLAAVSLAGCSDDPAQNPPPSCVGDACNPPPPTCEPKADLAGLEDGLTGATRATYDGGGDGGLAHITYWGLKAGMAEFDGLAPAEQDKVKKMQASLLHSLKLAPKDDVPGTEITGTLVVSEGGVTRTQEIVLKVPKDWNGKLVVAGTPGTRSEFANEGTIVPWVLRRGYAYVAGNKGMTNGGADGNATLLSKAHPTEHWGAMMLDLARWAAERLEEVTCAAPSEVYAVGLSNGGYQVRRALELDHERQKAGEEPLFAGGLDWSGAYWPDARVLDEDKDGTVSTAEYAAANHLVSTNERAALAMKWAYDPATLSTPAAFAETPPFSGAEDAMIAAGFGAPSATIWGAYNTAFDSLKAALPQFKGIGYYNFTAYYFKAELLGHDLTESAAYSCFPPNDMDPPPFYAFLASAPDAGWTDESVSYALKNANTGEFSAPLVSVHGDADGLLGVIANAEAYRDAVTAYGDPSLYRLYVVAGGGHVDLHSDGVLDFDFDGTPAEEGAQDAFTILQPYAERAFDALVDWAEKGTAPPPSKTVAADPKNDVLDASKIEL; this is encoded by the coding sequence ATGATCAAGGTCTTCCCATCCTTTGCCCGACGGGCGAATACCATCCAGGCTGCCGTGGTCCTCGCGGCGGTATCCCTCGCGGGGTGCAGCGACGATCCGGCGCAGAACCCGCCGCCTTCCTGCGTGGGCGACGCGTGTAATCCCCCGCCGCCGACGTGCGAGCCGAAGGCGGACCTCGCGGGGCTCGAGGACGGGCTCACGGGAGCCACGCGCGCGACGTATGACGGCGGCGGGGACGGGGGACTCGCGCACATCACCTACTGGGGGCTCAAGGCCGGGATGGCCGAATTCGACGGCCTCGCGCCCGCGGAGCAGGACAAGGTGAAGAAGATGCAGGCGAGCCTCCTGCATTCGCTGAAGCTCGCGCCGAAGGACGACGTCCCGGGAACGGAGATCACGGGCACGCTCGTGGTGTCCGAGGGCGGCGTCACGCGGACGCAGGAGATCGTGCTGAAGGTGCCGAAGGACTGGAACGGCAAGCTCGTGGTGGCAGGGACGCCCGGCACGCGCAGCGAATTCGCGAACGAGGGGACGATCGTGCCCTGGGTGCTGCGGCGCGGGTATGCCTACGTGGCCGGCAACAAGGGTATGACGAACGGCGGCGCGGACGGGAACGCGACGCTGCTCTCGAAGGCGCACCCGACCGAGCACTGGGGCGCGATGATGCTGGATCTCGCGCGCTGGGCGGCCGAGCGGCTCGAGGAGGTGACGTGCGCCGCGCCGAGCGAGGTGTACGCGGTGGGCCTGTCGAACGGCGGATACCAGGTGCGGCGCGCGCTGGAGCTCGATCACGAGAGGCAGAAGGCCGGCGAGGAGCCGCTCTTCGCCGGCGGGCTCGACTGGTCGGGCGCCTACTGGCCCGACGCGCGGGTGCTCGACGAGGACAAGGACGGGACGGTGTCGACGGCCGAGTACGCCGCGGCGAACCACCTCGTGAGCACGAACGAGCGGGCGGCGCTCGCCATGAAATGGGCCTACGATCCGGCGACGCTCTCGACGCCGGCCGCATTCGCGGAGACGCCGCCGTTCTCGGGCGCAGAGGATGCGATGATCGCGGCGGGCTTCGGCGCGCCGTCGGCGACGATCTGGGGCGCGTACAACACGGCCTTCGATTCTCTCAAGGCGGCGCTCCCGCAATTCAAGGGGATCGGGTACTACAACTTCACGGCCTATTACTTCAAGGCAGAGCTGCTCGGCCACGACCTGACGGAGAGCGCGGCGTATAGCTGCTTCCCGCCGAACGACATGGATCCGCCGCCGTTCTACGCGTTCCTGGCCTCGGCGCCGGACGCCGGCTGGACGGACGAGAGCGTGTCGTATGCCCTGAAAAACGCGAACACGGGCGAGTTCTCGGCGCCGCTCGTGAGCGTGCACGGCGACGCGGACGGGCTGCTCGGGGTGATCGCGAACGCGGAGGCTTATCGCGACGCGGTGACCGCGTACGGGGATCCGAGCCTGTACCGGCTCTACGTCGTGGCCGGCGGCGGCCACGTGGATCTGCATTCGGACGGGGTGCTCGATTTCGATTTCGACGGGACGCCGGCCGAGGAGGGCGCGCAGGATGCCTTCACGATCCTGCAGCCCTACGCCGAACGCGCGTTCGACGCCCTCGTGGACTGGGCCGAGAAGGGCACGGCGCCGCCGCCGAGCAAGACCGTGGCGGCGGATCCGAAAAACGACGTGCTCGACGCGTCGAAGATCGAGCTGTGA
- a CDS encoding MDR family MFS transporter: MSAPHERHTRRGLTLAGLVLALAMAALEATVVATAMPTVTGDLGGIQYYSWVTNAYLITSAITVPMFGKLADLHGRKPVLLAGIAIFLLGSAASGAATSMPALIAFRAIQGLGAGAMQPMPLTIIGDIYGIEERSRLQGLFGAAWGFFGLVGPIIGGVIVENVSWRWVFYMNLPFGVAAAALVMTALHERVEKQKRRLDLVGAFLLAAFVTALLLASSGVHDAAEWAYVLATVLLLGAFLFVERRAEEPLLPLSLFTRRVIALSSAIGAVIGGAMIAILTYVPLYIQGVRGGTPTQAGSSITPMLITWPIASTLSGRILPRVGFRALVRFGMGCTAVAAVALPFVAEQGPLALRVVTGIFGLGMGAANTALIISVQTAVRWEQRGVATASTMFFRTIGGAVAVGVMGGVIVSALAKDTSLPKDAASRALSREGMSAIGPDVVQRISGLLAEGLGTAFWMIAGLGVTAFVAALFFPDVPLAKPAAKEAPASSAGSS, encoded by the coding sequence GTGTCGGCCCCGCACGAGCGGCACACGCGCCGAGGCCTCACGCTCGCGGGCCTCGTGCTGGCGCTCGCGATGGCCGCGCTCGAGGCGACCGTCGTGGCGACCGCGATGCCCACGGTCACGGGGGATCTCGGCGGGATCCAGTACTACTCGTGGGTCACGAACGCGTACCTGATCACGTCGGCGATCACGGTGCCCATGTTCGGCAAGCTCGCGGATCTGCACGGGCGAAAGCCCGTGCTGCTCGCGGGGATCGCGATCTTCCTCCTGGGATCGGCGGCGAGCGGCGCGGCGACGTCGATGCCGGCGCTGATCGCCTTCCGCGCGATCCAGGGGCTCGGCGCCGGGGCGATGCAGCCGATGCCGCTCACGATCATCGGCGACATCTACGGCATCGAGGAGCGATCGCGGCTGCAGGGGCTGTTCGGCGCGGCGTGGGGGTTCTTCGGGCTCGTCGGGCCGATCATCGGCGGCGTGATCGTCGAGAACGTGTCGTGGCGCTGGGTCTTCTACATGAACCTGCCGTTCGGCGTGGCCGCGGCGGCGCTCGTCATGACGGCGCTACACGAGCGCGTGGAGAAGCAGAAGCGCCGCCTCGATCTCGTCGGGGCCTTCCTGCTCGCGGCCTTCGTGACGGCGCTCTTGCTCGCGAGCTCCGGGGTGCACGACGCCGCGGAGTGGGCGTACGTGCTCGCGACGGTGCTCTTGCTCGGGGCGTTCCTCTTCGTCGAGCGGCGCGCCGAGGAGCCGCTCCTGCCGCTCTCGCTCTTCACGCGCCGGGTGATCGCGCTGTCGTCGGCGATCGGCGCGGTCATCGGCGGCGCGATGATCGCGATCCTCACGTACGTGCCGCTGTACATCCAGGGCGTGCGCGGCGGGACGCCGACGCAGGCGGGCAGCTCGATCACGCCGATGCTCATCACGTGGCCGATCGCGAGCACGCTCAGCGGGAGGATCCTGCCCAGGGTCGGCTTTCGCGCGCTCGTCCGCTTCGGGATGGGTTGCACGGCGGTGGCCGCGGTCGCGCTTCCGTTCGTGGCCGAGCAAGGGCCGCTCGCGCTGCGCGTCGTGACGGGGATCTTCGGGCTCGGGATGGGCGCGGCGAACACGGCGCTCATCATCTCGGTGCAGACCGCGGTGCGCTGGGAGCAGCGCGGGGTGGCGACCGCGAGCACGATGTTCTTCCGCACGATCGGCGGGGCCGTCGCGGTGGGGGTCATGGGCGGCGTGATCGTGTCGGCGCTCGCGAAGGACACGTCGCTGCCGAAGGACGCGGCGAGCCGAGCGCTCTCGCGGGAGGGGATGTCGGCGATCGGGCCGGACGTCGTGCAGCGTATCTCGGGCCTGCTCGCCGAGGGCCTCGGGACGGCGTTCTGGATGATCGCCGGGCTCGGCGTCACGGCGTTCGTGGCGGCGCTGTTTTTCCCCGACGTGCCTCTCGCGAAGCCGGCCGCGAAGGAAGCGCCCGCTTCCTCGGCTGGATCTTCGTGA
- a CDS encoding nucleotidyltransferase domain-containing protein — translation MEAKSEVIQRLEAKADRAFPHVHAARDLSAQTLGRLRELLQGQDPEDASIVVFGSFARGEYTAGSDIDWTLLVDGRADRDHFEKAVAITRILDEARFQPPSPFGVFDNVSFSHPLLHLIGGHDDTNRNTTQRILLLLESIAIGESEAHERVTDLVLHRYVSDDRGLLFSKRSKFVTRVLLNDIIRYWRTITVDFVNKQGFKGGWALRNVKLRMSRKLLFASGMLVCFSLELFGKGEFRRGEGSVDAARVVRFLRERLRLSPLEQMCEVLLRPSISAETTQKVIGSYDAFMAIVSDEDKRRHLSNLPFDAFDQDALWKEATNLTYTFQDGLDQVFFLEDPEIAGLVRQFGVF, via the coding sequence ATGGAAGCGAAATCCGAGGTGATCCAGCGGCTCGAGGCGAAGGCGGACCGCGCCTTCCCCCACGTGCACGCCGCGCGTGACCTCTCCGCGCAGACGCTCGGCCGGCTGCGCGAGCTCTTGCAGGGGCAGGATCCCGAGGACGCGAGCATCGTCGTCTTCGGGTCGTTCGCCCGCGGCGAGTACACGGCCGGCAGCGACATCGACTGGACGCTGCTCGTCGACGGCCGCGCGGATCGGGACCACTTCGAGAAGGCCGTCGCGATCACGCGGATCCTCGACGAGGCGAGGTTCCAGCCGCCGAGCCCGTTCGGCGTCTTCGACAACGTGTCCTTCAGCCACCCGCTGCTGCACCTGATCGGCGGCCACGACGACACGAACCGCAACACCACGCAGCGCATCCTGCTGCTGCTCGAGTCGATCGCGATCGGCGAGAGCGAGGCGCACGAGCGGGTGACGGACCTCGTGCTGCACCGCTACGTCTCCGATGATCGGGGGCTCTTGTTCTCGAAGCGTTCGAAGTTCGTGACGCGTGTTTTGTTGAACGACATCATCCGTTACTGGCGCACGATCACCGTCGACTTCGTGAACAAGCAGGGCTTCAAGGGCGGCTGGGCGCTACGCAACGTCAAGCTCCGCATGAGCCGCAAGCTGCTCTTCGCGAGCGGGATGCTGGTGTGTTTCTCGCTCGAGCTCTTCGGCAAGGGCGAGTTCCGGCGCGGCGAGGGCAGCGTGGATGCGGCGCGCGTGGTGCGGTTCCTCCGCGAGCGGCTGCGCCTCTCGCCGCTCGAGCAGATGTGCGAGGTGCTGCTGCGGCCGTCGATCTCCGCCGAGACCACGCAGAAGGTGATCGGCTCGTACGACGCGTTCATGGCCATCGTCTCGGACGAGGACAAACGCCGGCACCTCTCGAACCTGCCGTTTGACGCCTTCGATCAAGACGCGCTCTGGAAGGAGGCGACGAACCTGACCTACACGTTCCAGGACGGGCTCGATCAGGTCTTCTTCCTGGAGGACCCGGAGATCGCGGGGCTCGTGCGTCAGTTCGGCGTGTTTTGA
- a CDS encoding amphi-Trp domain-containing protein: MARDVTRIRTRDEFVALLRRVADAVERGEPFRVQVGGVRVTVPYDAELSVEHEAEGDAEEIEMQLRWRRAQTTGDEET; this comes from the coding sequence ATGGCGAGAGACGTCACGCGCATCCGCACCAGGGACGAGTTCGTCGCGCTGCTTCGCCGCGTCGCCGACGCGGTCGAGCGGGGTGAGCCGTTCCGCGTCCAGGTCGGCGGCGTGCGGGTCACGGTCCCGTACGACGCCGAGCTCTCGGTCGAACACGAGGCCGAAGGCGACGCCGAGGAGATCGAGATGCAGCTCCGCTGGCGCCGCGCGCAGACCACGGGCGACGAAGAGACGTGA
- a CDS encoding ribonuclease R family protein, translating into MNDSTARGRISVHPRGFGFLGVDAPNAASAFIAPPDLNPFLDGDIVSARITPEGSGRLVATELALVSRPRAEVFGSVVLRGGKRYLRIDRSVANTDWPLDTTIELAEGTHVVAEVSGDRLVVARVVPEGADLGVERCIARHGLRAVFAESLDRAAEEATTRPVPMERRRDLRNVPTVTIDAASTRDIDDALAAYPADTSGALRVLVSIADVDVFVPERSLLDREARLRGTSVYLAGRVLPMLPEAISSRAASLVEGEDRPALTAELRIDPEGRITSTDVYESLIRSRARLTYDAVDTFLAEGQADGVPRAVEGTLRWLRTAVARLSAVRAARGGVNLAREEARIELDAITGEPTAIEARRETPAHRLVERLMVAANEAVAEWLVARGLPGIFRVHDEPSPDRVRTLSQLAHNFGIEAGFGPRLSSRSLAAFEAQIAGARFEPAIRTVLGQALGPARYTPEPGAHFGLGAPLYLHFTSPIRRYADLVVHRILKRYLEGHRDYDDIRAGLVVLAADCDRASTNAGKAEAERHRMLVARLYAGRLGEEVTGNVVAIKPFGLLVQIAGTGAMGSITTDALPGGPLRTDPAAQALIGAGVRYAVGDRITATVAAVHEELGRIDLVPSR; encoded by the coding sequence GTGAACGACAGCACGGCGCGCGGGCGCATCTCCGTTCACCCGCGTGGGTTCGGCTTCCTCGGCGTCGACGCGCCGAATGCGGCGAGCGCCTTCATCGCGCCTCCGGACCTGAACCCCTTCCTCGACGGCGACATCGTCAGCGCGCGTATCACCCCCGAGGGCAGCGGCCGCCTCGTCGCGACCGAGCTCGCGCTCGTCAGCCGCCCGCGCGCCGAGGTCTTCGGCAGCGTCGTCCTGCGCGGCGGCAAGCGATACCTGCGGATCGATCGCTCCGTCGCGAACACCGACTGGCCCCTCGACACCACGATCGAGCTCGCCGAAGGCACACACGTCGTGGCCGAGGTCTCGGGTGATCGCCTCGTCGTCGCGCGTGTCGTCCCTGAGGGCGCCGATCTCGGCGTCGAGCGTTGCATCGCGCGGCACGGCCTGCGCGCCGTCTTCGCCGAGTCCCTCGATCGCGCCGCGGAGGAGGCGACCACGCGGCCCGTGCCCATGGAGCGGCGGCGCGATCTCCGCAACGTCCCGACCGTCACCATCGACGCGGCCTCCACGCGGGACATCGACGACGCGCTCGCGGCGTACCCCGCCGATACGAGCGGCGCGCTGCGCGTGCTCGTCTCCATCGCCGACGTCGACGTCTTCGTCCCGGAGCGCTCGCTGCTCGATCGCGAGGCGCGCCTTCGTGGCACGAGCGTCTACCTCGCGGGCCGCGTCCTGCCGATGCTGCCCGAGGCCATCTCCTCGCGCGCCGCGAGCCTCGTCGAGGGCGAAGATCGGCCTGCCCTCACGGCCGAGCTCCGCATCGATCCCGAGGGACGTATCACCTCGACCGACGTCTACGAGAGCCTCATCCGCTCGCGCGCGCGCCTCACGTACGACGCCGTGGACACCTTCCTCGCCGAGGGCCAGGCCGACGGCGTGCCTCGCGCGGTCGAGGGCACGCTGCGCTGGTTGCGCACCGCGGTCGCGCGCCTCTCGGCCGTCCGCGCCGCGCGTGGTGGCGTCAACCTCGCGCGCGAGGAGGCGCGTATCGAGCTCGACGCGATCACGGGTGAGCCCACCGCGATCGAGGCGCGCCGCGAGACGCCCGCGCATCGCCTCGTCGAGCGCCTCATGGTCGCGGCGAACGAGGCCGTCGCGGAGTGGCTCGTCGCGCGTGGCTTGCCTGGCATCTTCCGCGTGCACGACGAACCTTCGCCCGACCGCGTCCGCACGCTCTCCCAGCTCGCGCACAACTTCGGCATCGAGGCAGGCTTCGGCCCTCGCCTCTCTTCGCGCTCGCTCGCGGCGTTCGAGGCGCAGATCGCGGGCGCGCGCTTCGAGCCTGCGATCCGCACCGTGCTCGGCCAGGCCCTCGGCCCTGCGCGATACACGCCCGAGCCTGGCGCGCACTTCGGCCTCGGCGCGCCGCTCTACTTGCACTTCACCTCGCCGATCCGCAGGTACGCCGACCTCGTCGTGCACCGCATCTTGAAGCGTTACCTCGAGGGCCACCGCGACTACGACGACATCCGCGCCGGGCTCGTGGTGCTCGCGGCCGACTGTGATCGCGCCTCGACGAACGCGGGCAAGGCCGAGGCCGAGCGCCACCGCATGCTCGTCGCGCGCCTCTACGCGGGCCGACTCGGCGAGGAGGTCACGGGCAACGTCGTCGCGATCAAGCCGTTCGGTTTGCTCGTGCAGATCGCCGGCACGGGCGCGATGGGCTCGATCACGACGGACGCGTTGCCCGGCGGGCCGCTACGCACCGACCCCGCGGCGCAAGCGCTCATCGGCGCGGGCGTGCGGTATGCGGTGGGGGATCGGATCACCGCGACGGTGGCGGCGGTGCACGAAGAGCTCGGCCGGATCGACCTCGTGCCTTCGCGGTGA
- a CDS encoding OPT family oligopeptide transporter has product MTTMNHAPPADPAVPTENAPAKDPEQQWLETIYRKGEKQLTVRAIIAGMLIGGVMCLSNLYVFFKTGWSLGVTLTACILAFAVFELFRAMRLTKSEFTILENNAMGSVASAAGYMTGGGNMAAFGALLMVTTMRPDPLWMMLWFGAIAALGVFAAIPIKRQLINREALAFPTGTATAETLRSMHDAAHAGAPGAEKAVGGGKDKARLLGLAGLVGALLTFLRDAKAAWMPFNIPGAIPLPFAIAGRAAKDWTITLKSELVLVGAGALMSFRTGWSLLLSGLGCYVILAPRLFEEHAIKEVSYKAIVGWTLWPGAAILVASGLTSFVLDYKSVARSFRGLSGLFSRGASAEKREPIAEVECPEWWFPAGFAVLAPVVITLMAFLFKIPLWAGIVAVPLAVIMGFVAARVTGETDVTPTKALGPVTQAVYGVITPGNLTGNIMSANVTGGIGLHAADLLTDLKSGWLLGASPRQQLKGQLFGVIAGALVVVPAFWLIIPDPTVLGSEEWPAPSCLVWAGVSQAFAGGLGGLPPGALRAIGVGFALGLVLALAERFAPKKLLPYIPSPAGIGIALVIPASNAIAMFIGSLIAHVLRKVKPAMAERLTVPVSSGFIAGESLMGIVIALLVVMGLLDK; this is encoded by the coding sequence ATGACGACGATGAACCACGCCCCGCCCGCCGATCCCGCTGTGCCGACGGAGAACGCCCCCGCGAAGGATCCCGAGCAACAATGGCTCGAGACCATCTATCGAAAAGGGGAAAAACAGCTCACGGTGCGCGCCATCATCGCCGGCATGCTCATCGGCGGCGTGATGTGTTTGAGCAACCTCTACGTCTTTTTCAAGACGGGCTGGAGCCTCGGCGTCACGCTGACCGCCTGCATCCTCGCGTTTGCGGTCTTCGAGCTCTTCCGGGCGATGAGGCTGACGAAGAGCGAGTTCACGATCCTCGAGAACAACGCGATGGGCTCGGTCGCCTCGGCGGCGGGCTACATGACGGGCGGCGGCAACATGGCCGCGTTCGGCGCGCTGCTCATGGTCACGACGATGCGCCCCGACCCGCTCTGGATGATGCTCTGGTTCGGCGCGATCGCGGCCCTCGGCGTCTTCGCCGCCATCCCGATCAAGCGCCAGCTCATCAACCGCGAGGCGCTCGCCTTCCCGACGGGCACGGCGACGGCCGAGACGCTGCGCTCGATGCACGACGCGGCACACGCGGGAGCGCCCGGCGCGGAGAAGGCCGTGGGCGGCGGCAAAGACAAGGCGCGGCTGCTCGGGCTCGCGGGGCTCGTCGGCGCGCTGCTCACCTTCCTGCGCGACGCGAAGGCTGCGTGGATGCCCTTCAACATCCCCGGCGCGATCCCGCTGCCGTTCGCGATCGCCGGGCGCGCCGCGAAGGACTGGACGATCACGCTGAAGAGCGAGCTCGTGCTCGTCGGCGCGGGCGCGCTCATGAGCTTCCGGACGGGCTGGTCGCTGCTGCTCTCGGGGCTCGGCTGTTACGTGATCCTCGCGCCGAGGCTCTTCGAGGAGCACGCGATCAAGGAGGTCAGCTACAAGGCGATCGTCGGCTGGACGCTCTGGCCCGGCGCCGCGATCCTCGTCGCCTCGGGCCTGACGAGCTTCGTGCTCGATTACAAGAGCGTCGCGCGTTCGTTCCGCGGTTTGTCGGGGCTATTTTCGCGTGGCGCGTCCGCCGAGAAGAGGGAGCCGATCGCGGAGGTGGAGTGCCCCGAGTGGTGGTTCCCCGCGGGCTTCGCCGTCCTCGCGCCCGTGGTGATCACGCTCATGGCGTTCCTGTTCAAGATCCCGCTCTGGGCGGGGATCGTCGCCGTGCCGCTCGCGGTGATCATGGGCTTCGTCGCGGCGCGCGTGACGGGCGAGACCGACGTGACGCCGACGAAGGCGCTCGGGCCGGTGACGCAGGCGGTGTATGGCGTGATCACGCCGGGCAACCTCACGGGCAACATCATGAGCGCGAACGTGACGGGCGGGATCGGCCTGCACGCGGCGGATCTGCTGACGGACCTGAAGAGCGGCTGGCTCCTCGGCGCGAGCCCACGTCAGCAGCTCAAGGGCCAGCTCTTCGGCGTGATCGCGGGCGCGCTCGTGGTGGTGCCGGCCTTCTGGCTCATCATCCCGGACCCGACGGTGCTCGGCAGCGAGGAGTGGCCTGCGCCCTCGTGCCTCGTGTGGGCCGGCGTGTCGCAAGCCTTCGCGGGTGGTCTCGGCGGCCTTCCGCCCGGCGCGTTACGCGCGATCGGCGTGGGCTTCGCGCTGGGCCTCGTGCTCGCGCTCGCCGAACGTTTCGCGCCGAAGAAGCTCTTGCCGTACATCCCGTCGCCGGCGGGGATCGGGATCGCGCTCGTGATCCCGGCGAGTAACGCGATCGCGATGTTCATCGGCTCGCTCATCGCGCACGTGCTGCGCAAGGTGAAGCCGGCGATGGCCGAGCGTCTCACGGTGCCCGTGTCGTCCGGGTTCATCGCGGGCGAGAGCTTGATGGGAATCGTGATCGCGCTGCTCGTGGTGATGGGGCTGCTCGACAAGTGA